A stretch of Chiloscyllium punctatum isolate Juve2018m chromosome 34, sChiPun1.3, whole genome shotgun sequence DNA encodes these proteins:
- the rps19 gene encoding small ribosomal subunit protein eS19: protein MPGVTVKDVNQQEFVKALGAFLKKSGKLKVPDWVDTVKLGKHKELAPYDENWFYTRAASTVRHLYLRGGVGVGAMTKIYGGRQRNGVKPSHFSRGSKSVARKVLQALEGLKMVEKDPNGGRRLTPQGQRDLDRIAGQVAAASKKH from the exons ATGCCTGGTGTCACAGTGAAGGACGTGAACCAGCAGGAGTTTGTCAAAGCCCTGGGTGCTTTTCTCAAGAA GTCTGGCAAGTTAAAGGTACCCGATTGGGTTGACACCGTGAAGCTGGGCAAACACAAAGAACTTGCTCCATATGATGAGAACTGGTTCTACACCCGCGCTG CCTCCACAGTGCGTCACCTGTACttgaggggcggtgttggagttGGCGCCATGACCAAGATCTATGGTGGGCGCCAACGGAATGGTGtgaagcccagtcacttcagccGCGGCTCCAAGTCTGTGGCTAGGAAGGTGCTGCAAGCTCTGGAAGGCCTGAAGATGGTGGAGAAGGATCCTAATGG TGGCCGCAGACTGACTCCACAAGGACAGAGGGACCTAGACCGTATTGCTGGCCAG GTCGCAGCAGCGAGCAAGAAACATTGA